One genomic window of Salvia miltiorrhiza cultivar Shanhuang (shh) chromosome 4, IMPLAD_Smil_shh, whole genome shotgun sequence includes the following:
- the LOC131021194 gene encoding anaphase-promoting complex subunit 10 — MAESSEGEEEGKLTGGNPQLVVDDDLRDMAKKAAWSVSSCKPGNGVASLRDDNLDTYWQSDGAQPHLVNIQFQKKVKLQLVVLYVDFKLDESYTPSKISIRAGDGFHNLKEIKTVELVKPTGWVYISLSGSDPRETFVNTFMLQIAVLSNHLNGRDTHLRQIKVYGPRPNPIPHQPFHFTSTEFITYSILR, encoded by the exons ATGGCGGAGTCGTCGGAGGGGGAGGAGGAAGGGAAGCTGACCGGCGGCAACCCGCAGCTGGTGGTGGACGACGACCTCCGTGATATGGCCAAGAAGGCCGCCTGGAGCGTCAGCTCCTGCAAGCCCGGAAACGGCGTCGCTTCCCTCCGCGACGACAATCTCGATACATACTGGCA GTCGGATGGTGCACAGCCTCATCTTGTTAACATCCAGTTCCAAAAGAAAGTTAAACTTCAATTAGTTGTTCTGTATGTCGATTTCAAGCTAGATGAGAGCTACACTCCTAGCAAGATCTCGATTAGAGCTGGTGATGGTTTCCACAACTTGAAG GAGATAAAGACAGTGGAGCTTGTTAAACCAACTGGTTGGGTATATATATCATTGTCGGGGAGTGATCCGAG GGAAACTTTTGTGAATACCTTCATGTTGCAAATTGCTGTTTTGTCGAATCATCTAAACGGAAGGGATACGCACCTGCGCCAAATCAAAGTTTATGGGCCTCGACC GAATCCCATCCCCCACCAACCTTTTCACTTCACTTCGACCGAGTTCATTACTTACTCAATTCTGCGATGA